The sequence CGGGGATGTTGATGGCTCTTTTGAGAGTTAATATTCCAGGGTTGCTTGTAAGTGGTGGTCCTATGATGTGCGGATATCTGCCGAGTGGAGAAAGTATAGATTTAATTTCTCTTTTTGAAGCAGTAGGTAGGGTAGATAAAGGTGAATTGAAAGAAGATGAACTTAAGGTTTTTGAAGATGAAGGTTGCCCTGGAGCAGGGAGTTGTTCTGGAATGTTTACAGCTAACTCTATGAACTGTTTAAGTGAAGCGATAGGGCTTGCAATTTCTGGAAATGGGACTATTCCTGCTGTTACTGCAAAAAGAATAAGGCTTGCAAAAACCTCTGGTATGAGAGCAGTACAACTTGTTGAACAGAATATTAAACCAAGAGATATAGCAACATTTGAAGCCTTTGAAAACGCTATAACGGTTGATATGGCAATAGGTGCTTCTACAAATACAGTTTTGCATCTTCCTGCTATAGCAAAAGAAGCTGGAATTAAACTTGATTTGGATATATTTGATAGGTTGAGTAAAAAAACGCCTAACATTGTTAAGGTATCGCCTGCTTCAAGCCAGCATCTGCAGGATGTAGATTTTGCTGGCGGGATACCAGCAGTGATGAAAGAACTTGCGGGGAAAGATTTGTTAAACCTTGATGTTGAGACAGTAAGCGGTGAAAAAATCAAAGATATAGTTGGTAAAGCTTCAATAACGAGTAGAAAAATTATAAAAGAGTCTGATAACCCTTATTCTTTTGAAGGCGGTATAGCCGTTTTAAAAGGGTCTCTTGCTCCTGACGGTGCGGTTGTGAAACAGTCTGCTGTGTCTCCTACAATGATGAAATTTAAAGGAGCAGCACATATTTTTGATAGCGAAGAAGAAGCAATGAAGGCTGTTATGGAAGACAGAATTACAGAAGGGTTTTTAGTTATAAGATACGAAGGACCTAAAGGTGGTCCAGGTATGAGGGAGATGTTATCAATAACGGCTGTGATACTGGGGAAAGGGCTTGGAGAGAAGGTAGCTCTTTTAACTGACGGTAGATTTTCAGGAGGAACAAGAGGTCCGTGTGTTGGACATATTAGTCCAGAAGCAGCAGATGGCGGTCCAATAGCCTTTTTACAAGACGGGGATATAATTGAAATGGATATTCCTAAAAGATTGCTTAATGTTAACCTTAGTGATTCTGAAATGGAAAAAAGAAAAGAAGGTTTTTCTGCTGAAAAACATAAAAAAAAGGAAGAGGGCATTCTCGGCAGATATTCTAAAGAAGTCAAATCTGCCAATACTGGAGCAGTGCTTGAATAGAGGATAAAATGAGTGTAAAAAAAATTATAAGTGAAGGAATAAAATATGTTTCGCAAGAAGAGAATATCAGCCCTGAGCAGATTGAGTATAAAGTTTCTGAAGGTAGGGTGGTTATCTTAAAACATAAGGATAAATATCTTGGTATAGGAGAAGGGTTAAGAACAAAAATAAATGCTAACATAGGAACTTCTCCTGATGTTTCTGATATTGATATTGAACTTAAAAAGTTAAAGGCTGCTTGCGAGCACGGAGCAGACGCTGTTATGGATTTGAGTACTGGCGGAAATACCAAGAAAATCCTTGACCAGATAATAGATAAAAGCCCAGTACCTGTTGGTACTGTACCAATATACCAAGCAGCGATAGGGTCTATAGAAGAGACAGGTGCGTTGAAAAAAATGGTACCTGACAAAATTTTTCAAACAATAGAAGACCATGCAAAAGCAGGTGTATCTTTTGTGACAGTTCATTGTGGTATAACATCAGGAACTCTTGAACGGTTACGTAAAAACCCTCGAAAATGTATGGTGGTGAGCAGAGGTGGCGCTTTTCTTATAAGTTGGATGATTGCTAATGAAAAAGAGAACCCTCTTTATGAGCATTTTGATAGAGACCTTGAGATAGCAAAAAAATATGGGTTAACACTTAGTCTTGGAGATGGTATGAGGCCGGGTGGGTTGGTGGATGCAACTGATAGCGCCCAGATTGATGAACTTCTTACTCTTGGAGAGTTAACAAGAAGAGCTTGGGATGCAGGTGTACAGGTTATTATAGAAGGACCAGGACATATCCCTATACATGAGATACCAGCCAATGTTATGTTGCAGAAAAAAATTTGTCACGGAGCACCTTTTTACGTTCTAGGTC comes from bacterium and encodes:
- the thiC gene encoding phosphomethylpyrimidine synthase ThiC is translated as MSVKKIISEGIKYVSQEENISPEQIEYKVSEGRVVILKHKDKYLGIGEGLRTKINANIGTSPDVSDIDIELKKLKAACEHGADAVMDLSTGGNTKKILDQIIDKSPVPVGTVPIYQAAIGSIEETGALKKMVPDKIFQTIEDHAKAGVSFVTVHCGITSGTLERLRKNPRKCMVVSRGGAFLISWMIANEKENPLYEHFDRDLEIAKKYGLTLSLGDGMRPGGLVDATDSAQIDELLTLGELTRRAWDAGVQVIIEGPGHIPIHEIPANVMLQKKICHGAPFYVLGPLVTDVAPGYDHIVSAIGGAVAGLNGADFLCYVTPSEHLALPGVEEVIEGTIASIIAAHVADIGKGVKGALSWDYKMDKARTSRDWEAQKKLSINPKKFDALHIKTSAEDKDVCTMCGKYCAIKTVENYLNTKIER
- the ilvD gene encoding dihydroxy-acid dehydratase, with the translated sequence MRSDNIKKGVDRAPHRSLLKAVGLTDEELKRPLIAVANSANEIVPGHIHLNNITEAVKTGIRIAGGTPVEFGTIGVCDGIAMGHKGMKYSLVSREVIADSVEIMLQAHQFDGVVLVANCDKIVPGMLMALLRVNIPGLLVSGGPMMCGYLPSGESIDLISLFEAVGRVDKGELKEDELKVFEDEGCPGAGSCSGMFTANSMNCLSEAIGLAISGNGTIPAVTAKRIRLAKTSGMRAVQLVEQNIKPRDIATFEAFENAITVDMAIGASTNTVLHLPAIAKEAGIKLDLDIFDRLSKKTPNIVKVSPASSQHLQDVDFAGGIPAVMKELAGKDLLNLDVETVSGEKIKDIVGKASITSRKIIKESDNPYSFEGGIAVLKGSLAPDGAVVKQSAVSPTMMKFKGAAHIFDSEEEAMKAVMEDRITEGFLVIRYEGPKGGPGMREMLSITAVILGKGLGEKVALLTDGRFSGGTRGPCVGHISPEAADGGPIAFLQDGDIIEMDIPKRLLNVNLSDSEMEKRKEGFSAEKHKKKEEGILGRYSKEVKSANTGAVLE